The sequence below is a genomic window from Photobacterium atrarenae.
CACGTTAATCTCTTGTGCCGCCATCGCAGTTAAGTATCCCAATCGGTGGTGTCCCTCCAATAAATGATAGGGTGCATTCAACTCTCTGCCTTCCGCAGTCATAAAGCGGCCATCGCAGTGAAGGATAATTGGCGCAACAGGCCAGGTCCCATCGCTTTGCATCCGCTGGACTAACCAACTTTGCTGAAAAAGCGGATTACTCATTCGGCGAGCCAGTTTCTCAACTACATCCTGGTACGGGCTGCTCACCTGGGACAAAATCCTCTCGGTAGACCAATACTGTTTAGAAAAACTCATCGCCCTGAAATCCAACCAGCCCCAATGACAGAGCACCCCTTTCCAGTGACGGTAAATCCACTGCTCGAGGACTTCTTCAGGGAAATGAGGTAAGTACGGCTGCGCTCGGGTCAGCCATTGCTCCACAGGCTCACAATAGCGCTCCCCATAGCCCTCCGGCGCCAATTCGTAGAGTAATCGATCGCTCCTGATCATCCTCAGCCTCCTTGCTAATCCACAACCAAACAACATATCAAAATAGCCATTCACCCATAACAGCTAATCATGCGTTAAATTGACGCTATCACAGACATTCAGGAATGCATACCTGAATATTTTTTCAACGAGAGACTTCCATCACCGTGCTGAGAGAGTGCCGGGTGGATCATGAAGGACGGATTTAAAGTGCAGCCGTGCCAGAACAATGCGATACCTGAGTTCTAGCATCATTTGCAATGAGTCATGCTGGTGAGGTATTAGGCCGGCTTTTATTGCCCTAGCTTGGCAGAGCCGGCCTGCTCATCTGTTGTTGATGAAGACTGACGGAGTTACGCTTACGACTTCCATCGCTCAGCGGCAGTTGTATCCGTTTCCCGCGCATCAACCCAACGAGACACCGTCGGTGTCCGCTCTTTCTTCCAGAACGGCGCCCGGGTTTTCAGATAATCCATGATAAATTCACAGGCCTGAAATGCAGCGCCACGGTGGGCACTGGTCACACCGACGAATACGATTTGATCGCCAAGTGCCAAGTCCCCAACCCGGTGGATCACCCGGGTTTGCAGCAGCGGCCAGCGCTCATGCGCCTGAGCAACAATGTCATTCAGCGCCTTTTCGGTCATCCCGGGATAATGCTCCAGGGACAATCCGGTCACCGTATCCCCCTGATTGAAATCACGCACTTTCCCGACAAAGGTCACGACCGCACCCGCGTCGTTTCCCTCCGCCAAGCTGGCATATTCTTCTGCAACGGAGAAATCTTCAACCTGTACGGAAATCATGCTTAGCCTCCGGTTACCGGCGGGAAAAAAGCGACTTCATCGCCGTCGTTCAATCCGCTGTCAAGGGAACAAATCGTCTGGTTCACCGCAACCAGTAACTTCCCCGGCTCCAGCGCTAACTGCCATTTATCGCCGCGCGAAGCCAGGTGCGCCCGCAGCGCTTCGGCTGTGGAAAATTCAGCGCCAACTTCCAGCTGTTCAACCCCGACCAGCTCTTTCACCTGGGCAAAGAAAAGTACTTTAATCATGCTTCCACCTTAAAATGTCCGGACTTGCCACCTGTTTTCTCAAGCAGGCGCACCTGGCCAATCACCATGTCTTTCTGGACTGCTTTGCACATGTCATAAATCGTCAATGCGGCCACGGAAGCCGCAGTCAGCGCTTCCATTTCAACCCCGGTCTTCCCGGCTAGCCTACAGCACGACTCGATCCGCACTTTATTCTCGGCCGGGAGCGCTTCCAACTGGACTTCGACTTTCGAGAGCAGCAGCGGATGGCACAGTGGGATCAGATCCCAGGTTTTCTTCGCCGCCTGAATCCCGGCAATCCGCGCCGTCGCGAACACGTCCCCTTTATGATGCTGGCCGGAAACAATCAGTTCCAGGGTTTCAGCAGCCATATGGACAAAAGCTTCAGCCCGGGCCTCACGGACCGTGTCTGTTTTGGCAGAAACATCTACCATGTTGGCTTCACCGGAAGCATTGATATGTGTAAATTGTGTCATTCTTTTCCCTTCGGGTGTTCTTGCTGCTGGCGTTGGTTGCTCACTGTCGAGCCGGCCGATCCTCTCAGCCGCCCCCTCACCAGTATCAGTTAACCGCCAATAGATGCGAGGTGGGGTGTCATGCCGGTATTGCCATCATCAAGAAAATGACTGACGGCTTTTTCCTGCAAGCCACTTTGAATACGGTCGATTAGTGCCGCCTGTTGGCTATCCTGAGTAAGCAGATCCCGCAGCTCGACCCCATGATCGCCAAACAGACAGAGGTGCAGCTTACCCAGCGAAGACACCCGCAGTCGGTTACAGCTCTGACAAAAATCTTTTTCGTAGGGCATGATCAGGCCGATCTCCCCCCGGTAATCCGGATGGCAGAACACCTGAGCCGGACCATCATTATTCGCCCGTGCTTTGAGCAACCAGCCGTTGGCGATCAAATGGTTACGGATACTCACACCGGAGACATGATGGCGTTGAAACAGACTGTCCATTTCGCCGGTTTGCATCAGTTCAATAAACCGAAGCTGGATCGGACGATCTTTAATCCAGGCAAGAAACTGCGGTAACTGCTGTGAGTTCAGATCTTTCAACAGGACGGTATTGATTTTGACCTGCTCAAAGCCGGCATCAAACGCCGCATCAATGCCATCCATGACCTGGTGAAACAAGTTCTCACCGGTGATCTGATAAAACATCTTCGGATCCAGGCTGTCGACACTCACATTTAGATGTGTCAGCCCCGCATCACGCCAGTCCTTAACCTGTTTGGCCATCCGATAGCCGTTGGTCGTCGTTGCCACCTTCCGGATCCCCGGTTGCTCGGCAACCGTCCGGATAATGTCCGTAAAGTCCCGACGCAGTGACGGCTCACCGCCGGTGATCCGCACCTTGGTCGTCCCGCACGCCGCAAACGCGCTGGTGACCCGGCGGATTTCGTCCAAGGTCAGAAAAGAAGGTTTTTTACGCTCCGCCGGCTGATAGCCGTCCGGGAGACAGTAGGTACATTTGAAATTACAAACGTCAGTAATCGAGAGTCGCAGGTAATAAAACTTGCGATGATATTGGTCTTCAAATTGATTTGCCACGAAACACCTTTCCAAATACGGGAGGCCGATGCATTTCTTTATCGACCCTGGTGACATAATGTCACGGCTCACGTCACCTATTGCGTCGTTCCCGAAACAACTTAGCGAATTGAGCTCGGAGTTATGGCTGCTTCGTCGATGGCACGATTGTTCATCAGCCCACCCG
It includes:
- the moaD gene encoding molybdopterin synthase sulfur carrier subunit; protein product: MIKVLFFAQVKELVGVEQLEVGAEFSTAEALRAHLASRGDKWQLALEPGKLLVAVNQTICSLDSGLNDGDEVAFFPPVTGG
- the moaA gene encoding GTP 3',8-cyclase MoaA, whose product is MANQFEDQYHRKFYYLRLSITDVCNFKCTYCLPDGYQPAERKKPSFLTLDEIRRVTSAFAACGTTKVRITGGEPSLRRDFTDIIRTVAEQPGIRKVATTTNGYRMAKQVKDWRDAGLTHLNVSVDSLDPKMFYQITGENLFHQVMDGIDAAFDAGFEQVKINTVLLKDLNSQQLPQFLAWIKDRPIQLRFIELMQTGEMDSLFQRHHVSGVSIRNHLIANGWLLKARANNDGPAQVFCHPDYRGEIGLIMPYEKDFCQSCNRLRVSSLGKLHLCLFGDHGVELRDLLTQDSQQAALIDRIQSGLQEKAVSHFLDDGNTGMTPHLASIGG
- the moaC gene encoding cyclic pyranopterin monophosphate synthase MoaC translates to MTQFTHINASGEANMVDVSAKTDTVREARAEAFVHMAAETLELIVSGQHHKGDVFATARIAGIQAAKKTWDLIPLCHPLLLSKVEVQLEALPAENKVRIESCCRLAGKTGVEMEALTAASVAALTIYDMCKAVQKDMVIGQVRLLEKTGGKSGHFKVEA
- the moaE gene encoding molybdopterin synthase catalytic subunit MoaE gives rise to the protein MISVQVEDFSVAEEYASLAEGNDAGAVVTFVGKVRDFNQGDTVTGLSLEHYPGMTEKALNDIVAQAHERWPLLQTRVIHRVGDLALGDQIVFVGVTSAHRGAAFQACEFIMDYLKTRAPFWKKERTPTVSRWVDARETDTTAAERWKS